In a single window of the Gossypium hirsutum isolate 1008001.06 chromosome A13, Gossypium_hirsutum_v2.1, whole genome shotgun sequence genome:
- the LOC107939692 gene encoding chromatin assembly factor 1 subunit FAS1 encodes MAVSVPVIDVDDDPKALKMDGQDQHKKGTKRRRTSWFSENLSGEQREAQIKGLKKEMEGLFAYYKEMMEQKSGLGMGYDMGLFESGCSLNSVVAILMEESDLPLSKLLEAIHEKVKDRMGNVSLAAVKSAVLLVGQRVKYGLDNDEADILEDDSYSSLWCWETRDAKLIPKAVRTTLRIRRTCRKKINQRITAVSAMITLLQKLENDHSNEHDFVKVSEKLVKVLSEADIRLLMCNMLQKTGAKMAEKEAKREEKLLIMQLERNKREIEKKKKKVDRELQKERLQNEKVRKRLQDEAERDEKRREREEAEMRKQLRKQQEEADRDQRRREKEDAELKKKLSIQKQASVMERFLKKCKTSPCQIEEITKPTIYSPSTEKCENVPEPIMLSMDRALSSKEETDTNDLRKLHLSSWRRLGHSLHSNYKQCWGMRMNPRTELFKELKLTANKGLSREGLTLERHVDGWGEQNSDDRSCHNDDVSVSDVKNCCARKQLLQFDKSYRPAFYGIWPKKSNVVGPRHPWRKDPDLDYDVDSDEEWEEEEPGENLSDCDKDEEEESYEGCSKVNDEDETEDGFFVPDGYLSEDEGVQVDRMESDVPVQDIQSSHISKQDGRNEEFSALLRQQKCLNNITEQALRKNQVLIILNLFHEKASLLMAEDLNGTPKLEQTCLQALSMRAYPGGHSIEISIDSKVHDNQEACLSSAKAGVTPVLSVVPIPDSDLPLIVSTIQSCSHGIKSLVESLQEKFPSIPKSQLKDTVREISEFSDNRWQVKKEILVKLGMSVSPEKGGGQTKSIAAFFSKRCLPPAAKSVCSPTTTESSPQQLLKPGSAAHEQQGCTFNHT; translated from the exons ATGGCGGTTTCAGTGCCGGTAATCGACGTGGATGATGATCCGAAAGCCCTCAAAATGGACGGTCAAGATCAACACAAGAAGGGTACGAAGCGAAGGAGAACGTCATGGTTTTCAGAGAACTTGAGCGGTGAACAAAGAGAGGCCCAGATCAAGGGATTGAAGAAAGAAATGGAGGGGCTTTTTGCGTATTACAAAGAAATGATGGAGCAGAAATCGGGTCTCGGGATGGGGTACGACATGGGGTTGTTTGAGTCCGGTTGTTCACTAAATTCAGTGGTTGCGATTCTGATGGAGGAGAGCGATTTGCCGCTATCGAAATTGTTGGAGGCAATTCATGAGAAGGTTAAGGACAGAATGGGAAATGTGAGTTTGGCCGCGGTGAAAAGCGCTGTGCTGCTTGTAGGGCAGAGAGTGAAATATGGATTGGATAATGATGAAGCTGATATTTTGGAGGATGATTCCTACTCTTCTCTTTGGTGTTGGGag ACAAGAGATGCAAAGTTGATACCAAAAGCTGTACGAACCACGTTAAGAATTCGGCGTACCTGTAGAAAGAAGATAAATCAGAGAATTACTGCTGTTTCTG CAATGATAACTCTGTTACAGAAGTTGGAGAATGATCATAGCAACGAGCATGATTTCGTGAAAGTATCAGAAAAGCTTGTCAAGGTATTAAGTGAGGCAGACATTCGCTTGTTAATGTGTAACATGTTGCAGAAGACTGGTGCAaagat GGCTGAGAAAGAAGCAAAGCGAGAAGAAAAATTGTTAATAATGCAACTGGAGAGAAATAAAAGGGAaattgagaagaagaagaagaaagtggACCGCGAGCTCCAGAAGGAAAGGTTGCAAAAT GAAAAGGTGAGAAAGCGATTGCAGGATGAAGCAGAAAGGGATGAAAAGCGTCGTGAAAGAGAGGAGGCTGAGATGAGGAAGCAGCTGCGGAAACAGCAAGAGGAAGCTGATAGAGATCAACGACGGCGTGAGAAGGAAGATGCTGAACTGAAAAAGAAActttcaatacaaaagcaagctTCAGTTATGGAACGCTTCCTCAAAAAATGTAAAACATCACCATGTCAGATTGAGGAAATAACTAAGCCAACCATATATTCTCCATCTACCGAAAAGTGTGAAAATGTGCCTGAACCAATCATGCTCTCCATGGACAGGGCTCTTTCATCTAAGGAAGAAACTGATACTAATGATCTTCGCAA GTTACACTTATCTTCTTGGCGTCGCTTAGGTCATTCTCTTCATTCAAATTATAAACAGTGTTGGGGCATGCGTATGAATCCTAGGACTGAATTGTTTAAGGAACTTAAGTTAACTGCTAATAAAGGGTTATCCCGCGAAGGCTTGACCCTTGAAAGGCATGTAGATGGATGGGGAGAACAGAATTCTGATGATAGATCCTGCCATAATGATGATGTTTCAGTTTCTGATGTTAAAAATTGTTGTGCAAGGAAGCAGTTGTTGCAGTTTGATAAGAGCTACAGACCTGCATTTTATGGTATTTGGCCTAAGAAAAG TAATGTTGTGGGACCTCGTCACCCATGGAGGAAGGACCCAGATTTAGACTATGATGTGGATagtgatgaagaatgggaggAG GAGGAGCCTGGTGAAAACCTCTCAGATTGTGATAAAGATGAAGAGGAGGAAAGTTATGAAGGTTGCTCCAAAGTCAATGATGAAGATGAAACTGAAGATGGCTTTTTTGTACCAGATGGATATCTCTCGGAAGATGAG GGTGTACAAGTTGACAGGATGGAATCTGATGTTCCAGTTCAGGATATCCAAAGTTCCCATATCAGCAAGCAAGATGGGCGGAATGAGGAGTTTAGTGCATTGCTTCGGCAACAGAAGTGTCTAAACAATATAACTGAGCAAGCACTAAGGAAAAATCAAGTGCTGATTATATTAAATTTGTTCCATGAAAAGGCGTCATTGCTAATGGCTGAAGATCTTAATGGTACTCCTAAATTGGAGCAGACATGTTTACAAGCCCTGAGCATGCGGGCATATCCTGGTGGCCATTCTATAGAGATATCAATTGATAGCAAGGTACATGACAATCAAGAAGCTTGTTTGTCAAGTGCGAAAGCTGGAGTAACACCGGTCCTATCTGTGGTACCAATTCCGGACTCAGATTTGCCTCTTATC GTATCTACAATCCAGTCATGCTCCCATGGTATCAAAAGCTTGGTAGAGTCTTTGCAAGAGAAGTTTCCTTCAATTCCAAAGTCTCAGTTAAAGGACACAGTTCGTGAAATTTCAGAATTCTCTGATAATCGTTGGCAG